A part of Pseudoalteromonas arctica A 37-1-2 genomic DNA contains:
- a CDS encoding sensor histidine kinase produces MSQQQNKNHSIKRKLVNNISAVISVILFTIFLTVDLSVDTWVEDQFNQSLTNKANYLKTLVEDDNNVVEFDFAGEFMSEYEAADATEFYQLWHGRDVFERSDSLELYENANLPFLEMPINESKIIDYELPNGRDGRALISHFVAQKDDRNPTHSAVFNTMTLAIAAPTAELNKVLIIIDVVFILTCVLGVFGVRYLVTRIVNKGLHPLHNLNDQIKLLDITGVAQTIESDFKVEEIEPIRNELNKFITVNQQLYSNEKRLTSDIAHELKTPIAELISLSEVAIRYPDDKRISDTYTSDVLNISQRMKTIVSNLLLLQRSSSSTMQLNAQNIILNNLVNQIIDELTFKHPTIKTRLNNEISDELTLNADEFSLNTILCNLIDNALFYGLPEAPIKLTAVNNSTNMSISVSNKVNKPLSSEQLTAIFDPLYQLDSSRTNNQRHGLGLSIVQSLCNLNGFTITASNTENNTLTFILTLPLK; encoded by the coding sequence ATGTCGCAACAACAAAATAAAAATCACTCAATAAAACGTAAACTCGTTAATAATATTAGCGCTGTGATCTCTGTTATTTTATTCACCATATTTTTAACCGTTGATCTAAGTGTTGATACTTGGGTGGAAGATCAGTTCAATCAGTCTCTAACTAACAAAGCTAACTACTTAAAAACCTTAGTTGAAGATGACAACAACGTAGTTGAATTTGATTTTGCTGGTGAGTTTATGTCGGAGTATGAAGCAGCCGATGCCACGGAGTTTTACCAATTATGGCATGGCCGTGATGTGTTTGAGCGCTCGGACTCATTAGAGCTTTATGAAAATGCTAACCTACCTTTTTTAGAAATGCCGATAAACGAATCTAAAATTATAGATTACGAGCTTCCTAACGGGCGTGATGGCCGCGCACTTATAAGTCACTTTGTAGCCCAAAAAGACGATAGAAACCCCACTCACTCTGCTGTTTTTAATACCATGACTCTTGCGATTGCAGCGCCGACAGCCGAACTTAATAAAGTACTGATTATTATTGATGTGGTCTTTATTTTAACCTGTGTACTTGGTGTGTTTGGTGTGCGCTATTTAGTGACACGTATTGTAAATAAAGGCCTACACCCGCTACACAATTTAAACGATCAAATTAAGTTACTCGATATTACCGGTGTTGCGCAAACAATAGAAAGCGACTTTAAAGTAGAAGAAATAGAACCTATACGTAACGAGCTAAATAAGTTTATTACCGTTAATCAGCAACTCTATAGTAATGAAAAGCGCCTAACAAGCGACATTGCACATGAGCTTAAAACCCCAATAGCTGAACTCATAAGCCTTTCAGAAGTGGCTATTCGCTACCCTGACGATAAACGTATTAGCGACACCTATACCAGTGATGTACTTAATATTTCACAGCGCATGAAAACAATTGTTAGCAACCTATTACTGTTGCAGCGCTCAAGTAGCAGTACAATGCAATTGAATGCACAAAATATCATTCTAAATAACTTAGTAAATCAAATTATTGATGAGCTGACCTTTAAGCACCCAACTATTAAAACGCGTTTAAATAATGAGATAAGTGACGAACTTACACTTAATGCTGACGAATTTAGTTTAAATACCATTTTGTGTAACTTAATCGATAACGCACTATTTTATGGACTTCCTGAGGCACCAATTAAATTAACTGCCGTAAATAACAGCACAAACATGAGCATCTCTGTTAGTAACAAAGTAAATAAACCACTAAGTAGTGAACAGCTCACTGCTATTTTTGACCCGCTCTATCAGCTAGATTCATCTAGAACTAATAATCAGCGCCATGGTTTAGGATTATCAATTGTACAGAGCTTATGTAACTTAAATGGCTTTACTATTACGGCCAGTAATACCGAAAACAATACGTTAACGTTTATATTAACGTTACCTCTGAAGTAA
- a CDS encoding LTA synthase family protein codes for MGIKLTFIAKITRLIFKVIPKIQNALGPVWIFVVFAVLALSLLTLARFGLSVWQGERVFGSHAWLSIFIGGLRVDIATLSYIIMPALLLTLLMQSVGWQNKVRGLIKIYLVGMSALLVFFEVITPTFINEYDLRPNRLFIEYLIYPKEVSKMIFSGYKLEVFIAVIALVLSCKFASKVFSNQWQSTSSLTGLNQSILALVLVCLTILGARNSLGHRPLNPAMVSFSTDHLLNDLTLNSLYSVAFAVKQLSNEQSSQDYYGKMPTDELLGIVRSNMQNTQGTFSDVTAPTKTFHGASNTGKPKNLVIILQESLGARYVGTLGGLPLTPNIDALYKQGWGFDNLYATGTRSVRGIEAVITGFTPTPSRAVVKLDKSQRDFFTIADFLAKQNYNTQFIYGGESHFDNMRSFFLGNGFKSIVDTNNFKKIDFNGSWGASDEDLYDQADIELTKLKNQNKPFFSLIFSSSNHSPYDFPDDKITLYDKQKQTRNNAAKYADYALGTFIEKAKKSSYWDDTVFIVIADHDSRVSGSSLVPVDHFKIPAVIFGKGITHKRDSQLASQLDIPVTLLSLIGASGKHPMIGHDLSKPISNNKQRAMMQYDKNFAYMHDNKVVVLQPQKPATTYTYSNNQLVPCENDEQLVKKALAHANLGNLAYTNGWYH; via the coding sequence ATGGGCATAAAGCTAACTTTTATAGCTAAAATAACGAGGCTAATATTTAAAGTAATACCTAAAATACAAAATGCACTTGGCCCTGTATGGATTTTTGTTGTATTTGCTGTTTTGGCACTTAGCTTGTTAACACTTGCTCGCTTTGGTTTAAGTGTATGGCAAGGCGAACGTGTATTTGGATCGCATGCGTGGTTATCTATATTTATAGGTGGTTTAAGAGTTGATATAGCCACTCTAAGCTACATTATTATGCCTGCATTACTACTTACCTTACTGATGCAAAGCGTAGGTTGGCAAAATAAAGTACGCGGCCTAATTAAAATTTACTTAGTGGGGATGTCTGCTTTACTCGTTTTTTTTGAAGTGATTACGCCTACGTTTATAAACGAGTACGACTTGCGCCCTAACCGCTTATTTATAGAATATTTAATTTACCCTAAAGAAGTCTCAAAAATGATTTTTTCAGGCTATAAGTTAGAAGTATTTATTGCTGTTATAGCACTTGTTTTAAGCTGTAAATTTGCAAGTAAAGTATTTAGCAATCAATGGCAAAGTACGTCATCACTAACAGGCTTAAACCAATCAATTTTAGCGCTTGTTTTAGTATGCTTAACTATTTTGGGCGCGCGTAACTCATTAGGGCACAGACCCCTTAACCCCGCTATGGTCTCTTTCTCTACTGATCACTTACTTAACGACTTAACCCTTAACTCACTTTATAGCGTCGCGTTTGCAGTTAAGCAACTCTCTAACGAGCAATCAAGTCAAGACTATTATGGCAAAATGCCTACCGATGAGTTGCTTGGTATTGTGCGTAGTAACATGCAAAATACGCAAGGCACATTTAGTGATGTAACCGCCCCTACAAAAACGTTTCATGGCGCAAGTAATACAGGTAAACCAAAAAACCTAGTCATTATTTTACAAGAAAGTTTAGGTGCTCGTTACGTAGGCACGCTCGGCGGTTTACCGCTTACACCTAATATAGACGCCCTTTATAAACAAGGCTGGGGGTTTGATAATTTATACGCTACGGGCACGCGCTCGGTGCGTGGTATTGAGGCGGTAATTACAGGATTTACACCAACGCCTTCGCGTGCGGTTGTTAAGCTTGATAAATCACAGCGTGACTTTTTTACCATTGCTGATTTTTTAGCGAAGCAAAATTACAACACGCAGTTTATTTATGGTGGCGAAAGTCACTTTGATAACATGCGAAGCTTCTTTTTAGGCAATGGCTTTAAAAGTATCGTAGATACAAATAACTTTAAAAAAATAGATTTTAATGGCTCGTGGGGCGCATCAGACGAAGACTTATACGACCAAGCCGACATAGAACTTACTAAGCTTAAAAATCAAAACAAACCCTTTTTTAGCCTTATATTCTCAAGCTCTAATCATAGCCCGTATGACTTTCCTGACGATAAAATAACGCTGTACGATAAACAAAAACAAACCCGTAATAATGCTGCAAAGTATGCCGATTACGCGCTGGGCACGTTTATCGAAAAAGCTAAAAAATCGAGCTACTGGGATGATACTGTATTTATAGTTATTGCCGATCACGACTCACGCGTATCGGGTTCGAGTTTAGTACCGGTTGATCACTTTAAAATCCCGGCCGTTATTTTTGGTAAAGGTATTACCCATAAACGAGATAGCCAACTAGCCAGTCAGCTCGATATTCCTGTTACTCTACTTTCTTTGATTGGCGCAAGTGGTAAGCACCCTATGATAGGTCATGATTTATCAAAGCCAATTAGCAATAACAAACAACGCGCAATGATGCAATACGACAAAAACTTTGCCTACATGCACGATAATAAAGTGGTGGTGTTACAACCACAAAAACCAGCAACCACCTATACGTATAGCAATAACCAGCTTGTACCATGTGAAAACGATGAGCAACTAGTTAAAAAAGCCCTAGCCCACGCGAACTTAGGTAATCTAGCCTACACAAATGGTTGGTATCATTAA
- a CDS encoding diacylglycerol kinase: MSNKTVIKRQGLMRLIFTLSHSFNGLKWMSRFEAAFQQELALFSLLGVFVWLQEIALRDKLLLAASLLFVLFAELVNTAVEVVVDRIGSEYHELSGLAKDIASASVFIAMLIAALIWWAVLWA, encoded by the coding sequence ATGAGTAATAAAACCGTTATAAAACGCCAAGGCTTAATGCGCCTTATTTTTACCTTAAGCCATTCTTTTAACGGCTTAAAATGGATGAGTCGATTTGAAGCGGCGTTTCAACAAGAGCTAGCACTGTTTTCGTTACTCGGTGTGTTTGTGTGGCTACAAGAAATTGCACTAAGGGATAAATTACTGCTTGCCGCCAGCCTGCTTTTTGTATTATTTGCTGAGCTGGTAAATACGGCAGTTGAGGTTGTAGTTGATAGAATTGGCAGTGAATACCATGAGCTTTCAGGGCTCGCTAAAGATATTGCCTCTGCAAGCGTGTTTATAGCTATGCTAATTGCCGCACTTATTTGGTGGGCTGTGTTATGGGCATAA
- a CDS encoding response regulator transcription factor produces MKILVIEDSEALRRSLQVGFSNLGFTVDETGDGSEGLSMALSGSYDLLVLDLMLPSVDGMSILQALRSSNSQSRVLILSARSEPQDKISGLMKGADDYLTKPFSFEELHARVLALLRRGSLQNQQNTLTVGDCVLDLSLKTLHYKQHAIELTRNEYKIIECLFNAPERVLGLELISEAVVGQFDMLSKNALEAHISTIRKKVRQFDGELPIKNKRGFGYVATTK; encoded by the coding sequence ATGAAAATCCTCGTTATTGAAGACTCCGAAGCACTAAGGCGCAGCTTACAAGTTGGTTTTAGCAACCTTGGTTTTACCGTAGATGAAACTGGTGATGGTTCAGAAGGTTTAAGCATGGCACTTAGTGGAAGCTATGACTTACTCGTACTTGATTTAATGCTACCCAGTGTAGATGGCATGAGTATTTTACAAGCACTTCGCAGCAGCAATAGCCAAAGCCGTGTGCTAATTTTATCGGCACGAAGTGAGCCTCAAGATAAAATTAGCGGCCTTATGAAAGGCGCTGACGATTATTTAACTAAGCCATTTTCGTTTGAAGAACTCCATGCTCGTGTCCTTGCATTACTTCGTCGCGGTTCACTGCAAAACCAACAAAATACCCTTACCGTAGGTGATTGCGTATTAGATCTGTCACTTAAAACTCTTCACTACAAGCAACATGCTATTGAGCTCACGCGTAATGAATACAAAATAATAGAATGCTTATTTAACGCCCCAGAGCGAGTATTGGGGCTTGAGCTTATAAGTGAAGCGGTGGTAGGGCAGTTTGATATGCTCTCTAAAAATGCGCTTGAAGCACACATCTCAACCATACGTAAAAAAGTAAGACAGTTTGATGGCGAGCTCCCGATAAAAAATAAACGTGGATTTGGTTATGTCGCAACAACAAAATAA